The Dysidea avara chromosome 13, odDysAvar1.4, whole genome shotgun sequence genome includes a region encoding these proteins:
- the LOC136242913 gene encoding gelsolin-like protein 2 produces MAGLVKAKKYDWKDSNLALFGSDTERNVKKASAETEPAWKGAGQAVGMQIWRIVKFKVTHWSKEEYGKFYNGDSYIILNTYKKPGEDALYYDVHFWIGQYSSQDEYGTAAYKTVELDTLLDDKPVQHREVMGHESTLFKSYFNTIELLEGGADTGFRHVKPEEYQPRLLHISGVRKNISVKERPLSKHSLDSGDVFILDLGLTIYQWNGKTCNKDEKYKAVQYTQQIKSERSGRCKVETLDEREISAGHEFYKSLPDEPLDKDEEEDDSSFVKSIFRLSDESGKMEFSLVSEGNFQRSVLDSNDVFIIDTGKAVFVWIGSGASESEKKNAMTYAHNYLMGTKHPLVPVTCLKQGDENKEFNAEF; encoded by the exons ATGGCTGGGCTCGTGAAAGCTAAGAAATACgactggaaagacagcaatcTAGCGCTGTTTGGTTCGGATACAGAACGAAAT GTAAAGAAAGCGTCTGCAGAGACGGAACCAGCTTGGAAGGGTGCCGGACAAGCTGTCGGTATGCAGATATGGAGGATTGTCAAGTTTAAG GTAACCCACTGGTCCAAGGAAGAATATGGAAAGTTTTACAATGGTGATTCGTACATTATCTTGAACACGTACAAGAAGCCTGGAGAAGAC GCACTATACTATGATGTACATTTCTGGATTGGCCAGTATTCTAGCCAGGACGAATATGGCACTGCTGCTTACAAGACAGTGGAGCTGGACACCCTG TTGGATGACAAGCCAGTACAACACCGTGAAGTAATGGGCCATGAATCTACTTTATTCAAGTCATACTTCAACACAATAGAACTGTTAGAAGGAGG AGCCGACACTGGTTTCCGTCATGTCAAACCAGAGGAGTATCAGCCACGTCTGTTGCACATCTCTGGTGTAAGGAAAAACATCTCTGTCAAAGAGCGTCCGCTGAGCAAACATAGCCTTGACTCTGGTGATGTGTTCATCCTTGACTTGGGTCTGACCATCTACCAG TGGAATGGCAAAACGTGCAATAAGGATGAGAAATACAAAGCTGTTCAATATACACAACAGATTAAGAGTGAGAGATCAGGACGTTGCAAGGTGGAAACACTCG ATGAGCGGGAAATATCTGCTGGTCATGAATTTTACAAGTCTCTTCCTGATGAACCTTTGGATaaggatgaagaagaagatgatTCCAGCTTTGTCAAGTCCATTTTCAG GCTGAGTGACGAGAGCGGGAAAATGGAGTTCTCCCTTGTGAGTGAGGGTAACTTTCAGAGATCAGTGCTAgattctaatgatg TTTTCATTATTGACACCGGCAAGGCAGTGTTTGTTTGGATCGGAAGTGGTGCCAGTGAAAGTGAGAAAAAGAATGCCATGACCTATGCTCAT AACTATTTAATGGGTACGAAACATCCTCTGGTCCCAGTGACTTGTCTGAAGCAGGGAGATGAGAACAAGGAGTTCAATGCTGAATTTTAA